A stretch of DNA from bacterium:
CCCGGGCGACCGAGCGGGCGAGTGAATCATCCTCCGCCGGCTGCTCGCGGGACGGCTCGGTAAATTCGATGTCAAAAACGATCAGTCGAGCGCCGGCCTGGGAGAGGTGATCGACCATCCGGGCAAAATAACTGCGAGGGTACGGCCATTTGGTCGGCAGGCTCTTCATGCTTTCATCATCCACGGCAATGATCACGATGGAGGTGTCCGCCTGCGCCTGCCCGCCGCGCAGGGAGAACAGCTCGTTCACTGCGCGTAAATTCAGATTGTGGAAAAATCCGAACAGGGAGATCAGCCAGGCCAGCCCGGCGCCGGCCAAAGCAAAGCGCAGCGCGATCATCAGCTTTGAGGAGGTGCGTTGGCTCATAGGGTAGCGTGGATTGATTTAAAAGTAACGATCGTAACGGATCCGGATAATTTTGTCTGTGTAAGAATCCACGGAATCTGAACTCAGGTTGATCAAGTTCCCATCCACCACAATAGTATGCCGCGGCGCGATTTGCCAGGTCGCACCCAGGCGAAAGTGGGTTCGGCCAAAGCCGTTGTCGCCTGGGCCGGTAAAAGTCATCTGCATACGGCGCAGGTCCGCCAAAAGAGTGAGTCGGTCCTGATACAGGCCGTATTCAACGCCGCCGCCGAACATGAGATAGTCCAAATTGCCCGCGCTCAATGGGCCGCTGTTGCGATTGGAGGCAAATGAAAGGTTGGTTTTTAACGGCGTCGTAAACTGGGTGTTGACGTTGATCATAAAGACGCCGGTGTTCAACTCCCTGCCGATATCTCCGGCGGGGCGGCTGTTTTTATACTCATCGATGTTGCGCGTGGAGATGTAGCTCAGGCTGACCGTGTGCGGCAGGTTGAACAGCGACAGGTTTTGCGAAACCTGGGCGGAGATATCCCGATAGGTCTGCTGGTCGCGGTCGTCGATCACCAGCGTATCGGTTTTCTCGCCGTCATAGAGATAAGCGGTCTGTACTTTTTCCACGCCGTTATCCCGGCGTTGATCGCGTAGGCCCAGCGTCAGTTGCGGCAGGTCCTGTCCGGGATACAGGGTCACCGAATAGTTGAAGGTTTTAAGCGAAATGGAGGGATTGCTGTTCTGCCTTGAAAAGTTATCAAGCAGGTCTTCATAGCCGAACGTGGCATAGACCTTGTTGTCGAAAAATCTCAAACGATCGTTGAAATACCATCCCTGCAGGTTGGTGCGCAGCCATGCGTTGGCGAGAGACCTATAGGATGCTCCGATGGATTTGTAGCCCACCTGAAGCAGATTGCTCAAGTAATCCAACTTGACCGAGGCGTTGTAGGCCATGGAGGTTTTTTCCAGCGGATTCAGCGGCAGAGTGCTTTCGTTGACGATGAAATAATCCGCCAGGCTTTCGGGATCGATGGGCAGATCCTCCTCCAGGTTCAACGCCTTTTCTATTTCATCGGCCGTAACAGCGCCCGGGCTGATGTCTTCCGTCAGCAGGCTGAGTGCGCCCCTGGCTTCTACCTGTATGCGGCCGCGGTCAAAGGAAAGTTTGAGATCCGGCCCCATCACCAGGTTGTCCTTAGGCATGGAGCCAATACGAATGGACTGGGTGTCGTCCTTAACCTTGACCAAGGTCAAACCGAATTGAAAGGTTTTACCCGAGCCGATGCTGGGACGGATGCCGATCAGATTTTGTTGATACGTGCCGTAGGAACGGCTCGTTGAATCAGCGGAACGGCTTCCATTCACCGCCCGGGTGAGCGAGCCGGAGACCAGATCGACGTTGAGAAAGCCCAAATGGAGATACCCGGAAAATCCCCGCACCCGTCTTCCCCACAGAATAAGGTCATTGTACATCGGGTGGATGTCGCCGGCCGCGACGCCGATCCATTTGTTGTGCAAAGTCAGATAAAAGCGGTTGGCCGGCTGTTTGTTTCGATCTTCCATGGACGTCAGATACAGATTGCCCTCGTAGAGCAGGCTTTTATACGCCCCGGTGAAATCAGCCCCTCCGATCAACAGCGACTGGCTTTCATCCAGCACCTGTTCTGTGCGACCATCGGCAAAAAGATGCACCTGCAGCGCTTTTTCCGCTGCTTTGACGGCAGTTTTGCTTTCCACCGTAAAGCGAACCAGGGACTGGGGCAGGGGAGAACCGCCGGCCGATCTAGCCTGCACCACCAGTTTGTGCGGTCCCGGCTTGAGTTCTTTAGGTGTGTAGGTGATCAGGCTTGGGCTGCTCTCAGCCAGGGTGGTGATCTCAGCCCCATCCAACCACAGGCGTACCGACTTTTGCTCTACCTCCGCATCGCCTGAGAT
This window harbors:
- a CDS encoding CHASE2 domain-containing protein, with the protein product MSQRTSSKLMIALRFALAGAGLAWLISLFGFFHNLNLRAVNELFSLRGGQAQADTSIVIIAVDDESMKSLPTKWPYPRSYFARMVDHLSQAGARLIVFDIEFTEPSREQPAEDDSLARSVAR